A genomic segment from Tissierellales bacterium encodes:
- a CDS encoding DUF362 domain-containing protein, which yields MNSVSLLKHSSYEKNLKEKINESIVLVNGYEGISHGDTVLIKPNFVTARPAESCVNTHPLFIKALAELLYERGAKIQIGDSPAVMKGSDVAKKLGLLELLSPYNAKFIDFTGAVTPKFSNNSSQNFHFKQIKLASEIFEVDHLINAAKLKSHAQMGVTLCTKNLFGCVTGHRKTQWHYHTGRDLDIFAQLLIEIALASNAKLHLLDGIWAMAGNGPTNGYKIEPNVILASKNSLSLDRVVLEIVNKNPNVFPMFRAAEKMGLHDSINLSNIKILGSMPEESRLESFEMPKLKNLKFTNNALIQKLIASFVDQKMTVDHTSCIKCKKCIDQCPAKAMTLSDKVIINHNICIRCCCCQEICPVGALALKDSTIGKLFSK from the coding sequence ATGAATTCAGTTAGTTTACTCAAACATTCATCATACGAAAAAAATCTAAAAGAAAAAATAAACGAATCTATAGTGTTAGTTAATGGATATGAAGGAATATCACACGGAGATACTGTACTTATAAAGCCAAATTTTGTAACTGCAAGACCAGCTGAATCTTGTGTAAATACCCACCCTCTTTTCATAAAAGCGTTAGCCGAACTTCTTTATGAGCGCGGCGCTAAAATTCAAATTGGAGATAGTCCTGCAGTAATGAAGGGATCTGATGTGGCAAAAAAACTTGGACTTTTGGAACTATTATCACCATACAATGCTAAATTTATAGATTTCACCGGAGCTGTAACTCCAAAATTCAGCAATAATAGCTCTCAAAATTTTCACTTCAAGCAAATAAAATTAGCAAGTGAAATATTTGAAGTTGACCATCTCATAAATGCGGCAAAATTAAAATCGCATGCTCAAATGGGTGTTACTCTTTGTACTAAAAATTTGTTTGGATGTGTTACTGGGCATAGAAAAACACAGTGGCACTATCATACCGGAAGAGATTTAGACATATTTGCCCAATTATTAATAGAAATTGCTCTAGCTTCAAATGCTAAACTTCATCTATTAGATGGTATATGGGCTATGGCCGGAAATGGTCCAACCAATGGGTATAAAATAGAACCAAATGTAATTCTCGCATCTAAAAATTCACTTTCATTAGATCGAGTTGTTTTGGAAATTGTAAACAAAAATCCTAATGTATTTCCTATGTTTAGAGCTGCTGAAAAAATGGGTTTGCATGATTCTATAAATTTATCAAATATAAAAATCCTAGGCTCAATGCCTGAAGAATCTAGGCTAGAATCTTTCGAAATGCCTAAATTGAAGAATTTAAAATTCACAAATAATGCTCTGATTCAAAAGCTTATTGCAAGTTTTGTAGATCAAAAAATGACAGTTGATCATACATCTTGTATAAAATGTAAAAAATGTATTGATCAATGTCCCGCAAAAGCAATGACTCTATCTGATAAAGTTA